The sequence gaaaatgtattttgaaaaaaccTCCTCCCTCCTCAGGACACGAGGAAACCCGAAAGAAAAAGATGGGTAAACTTCATTGGCTCCGGAGCTAAGTTCCATCACTAGCAGAACAGAAGTTGGGTAGTTGCTATTTTTCACGCTGCAATGGAAGAGTAACTCTCCATGTGCAAGGTACGCGGGGCGGGAATACCGGCGGGGCTTTCACAGGGGGTCAAGGAAACCCAAGCCAGGAGAAGTCAACATCGTGAGGGAACCAGAGCTCCCAAACCCGGGCGAACGAGACGCAGGGTGgcgaaggagaggagagggtcaAAACTCCTCGAAGTTATCTCAAAGAGAAAGTGAACACCTCTGGGAACCAGCGCGCCATCTCTCGCAGCAGCACCCCGCTCCAAGTGTGAGGCGCTTGCCTCTGAGGGCAGAAAGCGCGGGGTGCCCTTACTCAGAGCGAGCGGCTCCGGGGACCCGGGGCAGCgagaggggcaggggcagcggCCGGCGGGGAGGCTGACTCGTACTTTGCCTCAACTCTGAGCCCCATCCCGAGCGCAAGGGAGAGGGCGGCGGTGGGCACGGTACTCACTAGGGCTCGTTGGTGAACCGGGGGGTCCGGGGCTGCTGGTATCCGTACAGGTGACAGTAGAGCACATCGAAGCAAAAGCAGCACATCTCCGCTGACACCACCATCTTCCGGGAGCTGGGCGATGAGGACGAGGCGGCGGACGGCAAGGAGGGCGAGGGTGAGGTGGCGGCGGCCGGGAGAGAAAGTAGGGTGCCCACTCCGCAGCTCGGAGGGGGCGACAGGGAGAttcccccgccgccgccgccgcagccctGGGGGGGAGAGAGGGTACAGCCGCTGCCGCTACCTCCTCCGGCTAGACCTCCTAGACCGTTGAGCCGCGTACCGGCGCCTCCTAGTCCCAGCTCCCCGGCTCGGCACTGGCTCTCTCCGCTgcagtgggaggaggaggaggcgccACCACCGCCACCCGAGCCAGAGGGGGGCGAACTGGACAGTTTCTGCTTCTTCACCCCGCAGCAACCCGCCGCCATCTTGGAACACTCTCCCCCACGCAGCGCTTCCGACCCATGAGTGAGGCGAGCTGGCGGCGGGGGCGAGCACGCTGCGGCCCCGGCCGCCGGGGGCGCGCCTGGGGCTCGTAGGCCACGCGCGCGCGCGCCGCTACCTGACCCGGACGCCCGGCCACGCGGTCAGCCCTCGCGCGCCCCCGCCCCGGCGCGCGCCCCGCGCTTTCGCGGCTCGGCACCTCGCGCCTGTCCCGCCGGCCTCGCGCCTCCTCCTCCGAGCCGagcctcagcctccctccccGCGGCTCTCGGAGGATGAAAGACGCGAAGCCTagtaggaaggaaggagcaggaaagaagaaagcgGAGAGTGGGAGCAAAGGGAAGAGGTGGGCACGCCCCGGgtcagaggagggaaagggaaactagtgggaggggagtggggagaaagaagaaagtccGAAGTAAGTGTCCAAGTCTCAAAGCCCAGCTCGATGACGGGCGCTGCACATAGTGTTAGTGACACTTGAGCTGAGTTACGTGGAACCTGAGCCACCGGCCTCAAATACGCTGGGTTCTGAACTGCCAGAGTGTGAGCAAGCAGGTGCTCAGAGCTCCACACCTGAGATCGCCCCTCTAAAGTCTGTACAAATCAGTC is a genomic window of Phocoena sinus isolate mPhoSin1 chromosome X, mPhoSin1.pri, whole genome shotgun sequence containing:
- the AMMECR1 gene encoding AMME syndrome candidate gene 1 protein isoform X3, with amino-acid sequence MAAGCCGVKKQKLSSSPPSGSGGGGGASSSSHCSGESQCRAGELGLGGAGTRLNGLGGLAGGGSGSGCTLSPPQGCGGGGGGISLSPPPSCGVGTLLSLPAAATSPSPSLPSAASSSSPSSRKMVVSAEMCCFCFDVLYCHLYGYQQPRTPRFTNEPYALKDSRFPPMTRDELPRLFCSVSLLTNFEDVCDYLDWEVGVHGIRIEFINEKGSKRTATYLPEVAKEQGWDHIQTIDSLLRKGGYKAPITNEFRKTIKLTRYRSEKMTLSYAEYLAHRQHHHFQNGIGHPLPPYNHYS